The following proteins are encoded in a genomic region of Musa acuminata AAA Group cultivar baxijiao chromosome BXJ2-11, Cavendish_Baxijiao_AAA, whole genome shotgun sequence:
- the LOC135626253 gene encoding L-Ala-D/L-amino acid epimerase-like, with amino-acid sequence MDPLCSSTLYSSAQTSLFSSLISTKHRNKTTPRPHAPRVPHRELFIFRCADASTRRSQPAVAMSFGFESLKETLTIDVGRAEGRPLDVPLARPFTIASSRLDRVGNVAIRVELHNGSVGWGEAPVLPSVTAEDQSSALAAAADACRVLVRSPPMTLGAVLAEVGRLLPGHDLASVRAGFEMALIDAAANSIRIPLWRLFGGASNSITTDITIPIVSPSEAAELAAKYCRQGFSTLKLKVGKDLNSDIEVLRAIRYVHPDCSFILDANEGYKSHQAIEVLDKLHAMGVTPILFEQPVHRDDWEGLHVVSHIAKDKYGVSIAADESCRSVADAHKIIQGNLAHVINIKLAKLGVIGALEIINIARDAGVALMIGGMVETRLAMGFSAHLAAGLGCFSFIDLDTPLLLSEDPVIGGYEASGAIYKFNNSRGHGGFLHWDNIS; translated from the exons ATGGATCCGTTGTGCTCTTCCACCCTCTACTCTTCCGCCCAAACGTCGCTCTTTTCCTCACTCATCTCCACCAAACACCGCAACAAGACGACGCCCCGTCCGCATGCCCCGAGAGTCCCGCACCGGGAGCTCTTCATTTTCCGCTGCGCCGACGCCTCCACCCGACGGTCGCAGCCGGCCGTGGCGATGTCGTTCGGGTTCGAGAGCCTCAAGGAGACCTTGACTATCGACGTCGGCCGCGCTGAGGGGCGGCCCCTCGACGTCCCCCTCGCCCGCCCCTTCACCATCGCCTCCTCCCGGCTCGACCGCGTCGGGAACGTTGCCATCCGGGTGGAGCTCCACAACGGCAGCGTCGGCTGGGGGGAGGCCCCCGTGCTGCCCTCCGTCACCGCGGAGGACCAGTCCTCGGCCCTGGCCGCTGCCGCCGACGCCTGCCGCGTCCTCGTTCGGAGCCCGCCCATGACACTCGGCGCCGTGCTTGCCGAGGTTGGCCGCCTGCTTCCCGGCCACGATTTAGCCTCG GTCAGAGCTGGGTTTGAGATGGCACTTATTGATGCTGCTGCTAATAGTATTAGAATTCCCCTTTGGAGATTGTTTGGTGGAGCATCAAATTCTATTACAACAGATATAACA ATTCCAATTGTATCTCCAAGTGAAGCTGCTGAATTGGCTGCAAAGTATTGCAGACAAGGGTTTAGTACATTGAAGCTCAAGGTGGGAAAAGACTTGAACTCAGACATTGAAGTTTTGAGGGCTATAAGATATGTTCATCCTGATTGTTCATTTATTTTGGACGCAAACGAAGGCTACAAATCTCATCAAGCAATTGAAGTTCTTGATAAACTTCATG CTATGGGGGTTACTCCTATTTTATTTGAGCAGCCTGTCCATAGAGATGATTGGGAAGGCCTCCATGTTGTTAGTCATATTGCAAAAGATAAATATGGTGTATCTATTGCTGCTGATGAAAGTTGTAGGAGCGTAGCTGATGCACACAAAATTATACAAGGGAATCTAGCCCATGTTATCAACATCAAACTTGCAAAGCTAGGGGTTATTGGTGCACTCGAGATAATCAACATTGCTAGAGATGCTGGCGTTGCTCTTATGATTGGTGGTATGGTTGAAACAAGACTGGCCATGGGCTTTTCTGCTCATCTGGCTGCTGGCCTTGGTTGTTTCAG TTTCATTGATCTTGACACACCACTTCTTCTATCAGAAGATCCAGTGATCGGAGGTTATGAAG CTTCTGGTGCCATATACAAGTTCAACAATTCCAGAGGCCATGGTGGTTTTCTTCACTGGGACAATATCTCATG A
- the LOC103971363 gene encoding uncharacterized protein LOC103971363, which produces MRILQKLKLLVVQCAAARSSTGSDVRSFNIRQRWRPAKKLYVFSKFRRLLRRGVCSEDEQPSLEESKGMMKQRLLDLFASSQSVEDEGGSSNSSGGDDGRAVEALTARRGGRAWRFRSAAGLRCRLLRRAWRPVLVAIPESD; this is translated from the coding sequence atgaGAATTCTGCAGAAGCTGAAGCTGCTGGTGGTACAGTGCGCTGCAGCCAGAAGCAGCACCGGCAGCGACGTCCGCTCCTTTAACATCCGGCAACGATGGAGGCCGGCGAAGAAGCTCTACGTCTTCTCCAAGTTTCGTCGGCTGCTCCGCCGAGGGGTTTGCTCCGAAGATGAGCAGCCGAGCTTGGAGGAGAGCAAGGGGATGATGAAACAGAGGCTACTGGATCTGTTTGCTTCCTCGCAGTCGGTGGAAGACGAAGgcggcagcagcaacagcagcggtGGCGACGACGGGCGGGCAGTGGAAGCGCTCACGGCCCGCCGTGGTGGCAGAGCTTGGAGGTTTAGGTCGGCGGCGGGTCTCCGGTGCCGGTTGCTGCGGAGGGCTTGGCGACCTGTGCTGGTTGCTATTCCGGAGAGTGACTGA